The genomic region CGACTTCGCCCCTACCTTCGTGTCTCTGACCGACGAGGTGCTCTTCGGTCAGGTGTGGTCCCGGCCCGAGCTATCCCGCCGCGACCGCAGCCTTGCCACGATCAGCAGCCTCGTCTCGACAGGAAACATCGAGCAGCTCGAAGCGCACATCCCCATGGGTATCGCCAACGGACTGACCAAGGAAGAGATCATCGAAGCGATCACTCATGTCGCGTTCTACGCCGGCTGGCCGCGCGCGGTCTCCGCCCTCACCCTCGCCCAGCGCATTCTCACCAAGTAGCACCCCCGAAAAGGAAAAATTATGATCATCGAACCCCAGCGCGAGACCATCCTGAACCCGGAAGCACAGTTCCCCGGCGGAGTGTGCCTCGACGTCATCGCAGCACCACACGGACCCAGCAGCGCTCGACAATGGCGAAAGTACGCTTCCAGCCCGGAGTCCGCACCGCCTGGCACTCCCACGCCCGCGGCCAGTACCTGCAAGTCACTGACGGCATCGTCCGGTTCGGCGACCGCGACGGCAACATCATCGAAGTCCACCCCGACCAGACCCTCTACAGACCCCCGGCGAAGAGCACTGGCACGCAGCAGCCCCCGGGATGTTTATGGAACATATCGTGCTCCTGGAAGCCGACGACGGCGCCGACATCGCCTCCTGGTGGGCGAGCAAATCACCGACGACGGGTTCGAAGGCCGCTAAACCGTCCCGCCCATCCCCTCCTGTACCGATCACTAACCCTGGAAGGCACTACCTCCTCATGCGCGCAACCACCTCCGCGCACCCGGCGACGTCGGCGTCGAAGACCGCGGCAAACCCACCATCCAGCACCCCACCGACGCGATCATCAAGGTCGCCGCAGCGTGTGTTGCGGATCCGATTTGTGGCCCTACCGCGGCACCGTTCCCACCGACGAGCCACATCCGATGGGGCACGAATACGTCAGCATCGTCGAGGAGATCGGCGACGACGTCCACACCATCCAGGTCGGCCAGTTCGTCGTCGGCGACAACACCTGTCAGATCTGCCGCTCCGGTTACCAGTCCAGCTGCATCCATCGCGAGGTGATATCCGTGGCCTCTTCATGCCTTCACCGTTAGAGCGTCATGCGCAGCAAGCTGGCCAAGTCAAGGAGTTT from Arthrobacter globiformis harbors:
- a CDS encoding carboxymuconolactone decarboxylase family protein; translated protein: MTDYEQTPMQRMMGDFAPTFVSLTDEVLFGQVWSRPELSRRDRSLATISSLVSTGNIEQLEAHIPMGIANGLTKEEIIEAITHVAFYAGWPRAVSALTLAQRILTK